A part of Crassostrea angulata isolate pt1a10 chromosome 5, ASM2561291v2, whole genome shotgun sequence genomic DNA contains:
- the LOC128185540 gene encoding uncharacterized protein LOC128185540, protein CHVCRHTSLLSTSTRLLDLMNENPDRFYKIVEGRLYDEARRAASAFLGAKAENLVFVPNATTGVNTVLRSLPWDDGDEILGTNFTFTSNVNACRSVADSINGKFHQFQIRFPIKDSSEIVKSMTSYLDNFQKIRLVVLDHISSPTTVVFPVKEMIAECRKRHVLTLVDGAHAIGQVEVNLEDLRPDFYTGNFHKWLYTPRGCAILWVAEEHQKWCAPLLISLQYKKGYQKEFKIQGTRDNIPYLVVPEVLKFFEDIGGLEKIHCYADTLLDSACQMLWNRLGARPVEVPESMKAPNMRLIHLPRFKGYTINFEGARKLNLDIMEKHKVVCLICAVQGQFFLRLSANVYNELSDFVKLVDALSQINWKDSIHTNPVSHKCKL, encoded by the exons TGTCATGTGTGTCGCCACACCTCTTTACTTTCTACTTCGACCAGATTGTTGGATTTGATGAATGAGAACCCTGACCGATTCTACAAGATCGTCGAGGGCAGGCTGTATGATGAAGCACGACGAGCGGCCTCAGCATTCTTAGGCGCCAAAGCAGAGAATCTGGTCTTTGTTCCAAATGCAACCACAG GTGTCAACACAGTTCTGAGGTCTCTACCCTGGGACGATGGTGACGAGATTCTAGGGACAAACTTCACATTTACCTCCAATGTTAATGCTTGCCGCAGTGTCGCAGATTCCATAAATG GAAAGTTTCACCAATTTCAAATACGCTTTCCAATAAAAGATTCGTCAGAAATCGTCAAAAGCATGACGTCATACCTCGATAATTTCCAGAAAATTCGATTGGTTGTGCTGG ATCACATCAGCAGTCCAACTACAGTTGTTTTCCCCGTGAAGGAGATGATTGCCGAATGCAGGAAAAGACACGTTCTAACATTGGTTGATGGTGCGCACGCAATAGGACAAGTTGAAGTTAATTTAGAGGACCTTCGACCAGATTTTTATACCGGAAATTTTCATAAATGGTTATACACACCACGAGGATGTGCCATACTATGGGTAGCAGAGGAACACCAGAAATGGTGTGCCCCATTACTAATTTCACTGCAGTACAAGAAAGGTTATCAAAAGGAGTTCAAAATTCAAGGAACACGTGACAATATACCGTATTTAGTGGTACCGGAAGTGCTCAAGTTCTTTGAAGATATAGGAGGATTG gAAAAAATTCACTGTTATGCGGACACTCTTCTAGACAGTGCCTGTCAAATGCTGTGGAATCGTCTGGGAGCCAGACCAGTAGAGGTTCCTGAATCCATGAAGGCTCCCAACATGAGATTGATTCATCTTCCTCGATTCAAAGGATACACAATTAACTTT GAGGGAGCGAGAAAACTGAATTTAGATATCATGGAGAAACACAAAGTAGTTTGTTTAATTTGTGCTGTTCAGGGCCAGTTTTTTCTCAGACTATCGGCGAACGTTTACAACGAGTTATCGGACTTTGTCAAATTAGTTGACGCCTTAAGCCAGATCAACTGGAAGGACTCGATTCATACAAACCCAGTATCTCACAAATGTAAACTGTAA
- the LOC128182782 gene encoding toll-like receptor 4, translating into MTGLLILITLIGSLCSVSVVCTCAHFDNKVEVNCSKTNCTWTYFDNEVKVDCSGRNLTCIPRFNDSVTYLDLSHNKICSIPPVKPFPTDMKHLDISWNNIKQLKGKSFGFLPKLTYLDLSYCNLRDVDKGVFGELDNLQYLNISYNRELGFASLPNITFNLNKTKILSLNLNGINCATGVGTAISKNQLENIRTTNLTELFLASNRLELFENGVIYHLPKTITVFSIAANKLTVGEYLIEMHTMSNVRVMNMSYQLHPQAKYPSSVLDNCKEKVNKETENLFDNFDTKVFFKGINLSIPLPPKLETLYYQSSRLLIKNPSFSILAPSLRHIYLQDNFIMSSSGQIRFINNTVTICDVSNNMFSHIPVNNGRHVKYLNISNNRFDNNFISEQRGEIFETLISLEVIDMSFNNIFSLPKLLFKNSRKLMYVNVSNNRLSDWLVDVSEMSDLRSIDLSDNKFTTLGVSARKQFEKAFERSNLTINLIGNGLACTCDNQEFLRWLQEHRKHLISFENFTCTTKDTSFDFKSLGSSLTILRKHCASYLGLYIGCAVTLAVFSSFIIGVMLVKNKWKIRYLIYKSRQRFGFVIPFNKHLPTSMHYEYDAFLSYSGRELMFVLKEVIPRLEVSKNIRLLIRDRDYLPGIPKVDSIMSSLQESKRAICIVSKKYLASKWRDYELNMAKVEGIQDRGSLDYVILILLPEVYNGDLPSKIMDLIRKDRYIEYPMESCAYDDFWDRLIRMIE; encoded by the coding sequence ATGACAGGTCTGCTCATTTTGATAACTTTGATAGGAAGTCTTTGTTCTGTGAGTGTAGTTTGCACATGTGCACATTTCGATAACAAAGTGGAGGTCAACTGCTCTAAAACAAATTGCACATGGACATATTTCGATAACGAAGTGAAGGTCGACTGCTCTGGAAGAAATTTGACCTGTATACCAAGGTTTAACGACAGTGTCACTTATTTAGACTTAAGTCACAACAAAATCTGTTCCATTCCACCAGTGAAACCTTTCCCTACTGATATGAAACATCTTGACATTTCGTGGAATAACATTAAGCAATTGAAAGGTAAGTCCTTTGGATTTTTACCAAAGTTGACATACCTGGATTTATCATATTGCAACTTACGCGACGTTGACAAAGGAGTCTTTGGAGAGCTGGATAATCTACAATACCTTAATATTTCATACAACAGAGAATTAGGATTTGCATCTTTGCCTAATATTACATTTAAcctaaacaaaacaaagattttatCATTAAACTTGAATGGAATCAACTGTGCGACCGGCGTTGGCACTGCTATTTCCAAAAATCAATTAGAAAACATTCGAACAACCAATCTAACAGAATTATTTCTAGCAAGCAATAGATTGGAACTATTTGAAAACGGAGTGATTTATCACTTACCAAAAACTATCACTGTATTTTCTATAGCAGCAAATAAACTGACTGTTGGGGAATATCTTATCGAAATGCACACAATGTCAAACGTCAGAGTTATGAATATGAGTTATCAACTGCACCCACAAGCAAAGTATCCTTCCTCGGTACTAGATAATTGCAAAGAAAAGGTTAATAAAGAAACTGAGAATCTGTTTGATAATTTCGATAccaaagtattttttaaaggtaTAAATTTGAGTATACCTTTACCCCCAAAACTAGAAACATTGTATTACCAATCGAGCAGACTTCTAATAAAAAATCCAAGCTTTTCTATTTTAGCGCCGAGTCTTCGGCATATTTATCTACAGGATAATTTTATTATGTCAAGCAGTGGTCAAATACGATTCATAAACAACACCGTTACTATATGTGATGTTTCAAACAATATGTTTTCCCATATTCCAGTAAATAACGGACGTCATGTGAAATACTTGAATATATCAAACAATAGGTTCgataacaattttatttcagaGCAACGTGGCGAAATATTTGAAACACTTATTAGTCTAGAAGTAATAGATATGTCGTTCAATAACATTTTCTCGCTGCCAAAGctattgtttaaaaactcaAGGAAATTGATGTATGTGAACGTCAGTAACAACAGGTTGTCCGATTGGTTAGTGGATGTGAGTGAAATGTCTGATCTAAGATCGATAGATCTGTCCGACAACAAATTTACAACACTAGGTGTCAGTGCCCGCAAACAGTTTGAAAAGGCATTCGAACGCTCTAATCTGACCATCAATTTGATTGGAAATGGGTTAGCTTGCACCTGTGACAACCAAGAATTTTTACGTTGGTTACAAGAACACAGAAAACACTTAATAAGCTTTGAAAACTTTACTTGTACTACAAAGGATACGTCTTTTGATTTCAAAAGCCTAGGATCTTCTTTAACCATCTTAAGAAAACATTGTGCGTCGTATTTAGGTCTGTACATTGGTTGTGCAGTAACTCTTGCAGTATTTTCCAGTTTTATCATAGGCGTAATGCTTGTGAAAAACAAATGGAAAATACGTTATTTGATTTACAAATCTAGACAAAGGTTTGGATTTGTTATtccattcaataaacatttgccAACCAGCATGCATTATGAGTATGATGCCTTTCTTTCCTACAGTGGACGCGAATTGATGTTTGTTCTCAAAGAAGTTATACCTCGGCTCGAAGTAAGCAAAAACATAAGACTCCTAATAAGAGACCGGGATTATTTGCCTGGCATTCCAAAGGTTGACAGCATTATGAGCAGTCTACAAGAAAGCAAACGGGCCATTTGCATTGTGTCCAAGAAGTATTTGGCCTCTAAATGGCGTGACTATGAACTAAACATGGCGAAAGTAGAAGGCATTCAAGATCGTGGATCTCTTGATTATGTCATTCTTATACTGTTACCAGAGGTGTATAATGGTGATCTTCCAAGTAAAATCATGGACCTGATTCGGAAAGACCGCTATATTGAGTATCCAATGGAATCGTGCGCTTATGATGATTTCTGGGATCGGCTAATCAGAATGATTGAATAG
- the LOC128182784 gene encoding C-type lectin mannose-binding isoform-like isoform X1, with the protein MAKHVPVPKVCPKGWKSRKGSCYQVFSEKVNWFQAQMNCRKHDSTLVQIEDELENQWLKKQYPDIKMATWIDAVDLGKEGQWMWFSSGKTAAYLPWFSGEPNNHNSIEHCAVIFNNGNEKWNDTKCHYSFYFMCEKKNILVYNL; encoded by the exons ATGGCAAAACATG TTCCAGTACCTAAAGTTTGTCCAAAAGGGTGGAAATCGAGAAAGGGGAGTTGTTATCAAGTGTTTTCGGAAAAGGTGAACTGGTTTCAAGCCCAG ATGAATTGTCGAAAACATGATAGCACGCTTGTTCAAATTGAGGATGAACTTGAAAACCAATGGTTAAAGAAACAATATCCTGATATTAAAATGG CAACATGGATTGATGCCGTTGATTTAGGAAAAGAAGGACAATGGATGTGGTTCTCATCCGGAAAAACCGCAGCCTATCTCCCTTGGTTCAGTGGTGAACCAAACAATCACAACTCAATTGAACACTGTGCTGTAATATTTAATAATGGCAATGAAAAATGGAACGATACAAAATGTCACTACAGCTTTTATTTCATGtgcgagaaaaaaaatatactagtCTACAATTTGTAA
- the LOC128182784 gene encoding C-type lectin mannose-binding isoform-like isoform X2 translates to MAKHVPVPKVCPKGWKSRKGSCYQVFSEKMNCRKHDSTLVQIEDELENQWLKKQYPDIKMATWIDAVDLGKEGQWMWFSSGKTAAYLPWFSGEPNNHNSIEHCAVIFNNGNEKWNDTKCHYSFYFMCEKKNILVYNL, encoded by the exons ATGGCAAAACATG TTCCAGTACCTAAAGTTTGTCCAAAAGGGTGGAAATCGAGAAAGGGGAGTTGTTATCAAGTGTTTTCGGAAAAG ATGAATTGTCGAAAACATGATAGCACGCTTGTTCAAATTGAGGATGAACTTGAAAACCAATGGTTAAAGAAACAATATCCTGATATTAAAATGG CAACATGGATTGATGCCGTTGATTTAGGAAAAGAAGGACAATGGATGTGGTTCTCATCCGGAAAAACCGCAGCCTATCTCCCTTGGTTCAGTGGTGAACCAAACAATCACAACTCAATTGAACACTGTGCTGTAATATTTAATAATGGCAATGAAAAATGGAACGATACAAAATGTCACTACAGCTTTTATTTCATGtgcgagaaaaaaaatatactagtCTACAATTTGTAA
- the LOC128182783 gene encoding toll-like receptor 4, with translation MRSFVIWILAAESLYSVFALYTDCTWTYFDNEVVVNCSGRGLTSIPRFNDSVTYLDLSHNRFSSIPVKSLPNNLKHLDISWNNIKQIKGRTFEFLSKLKFLDLSYCNLQDVDRAVFGELINLQHLNLSYNRELGFASLPNITFHLNKTKMLSLIIDGINCATGIGTYIRKHHLDGIRTTHLRKLSLANNRLELFERGVIYNLPKTLMFFSIAGNKVTAGEYLIEMHTMSNVRVIDMSYQYHPQVNYPYSVLENCEEKVEKERKTRFKGFNTQAVLSGPNWSMPLPPNLETLYLQSGRYIIKNPSFSLIAPNLRHVYLQNNFIMSNSGRIIFPNNTIITCDISNNIFSHNPVNDGRHMKYLNISNNRFDKSFMTDTDGTIFATYTSLEVIDMSFNNIFSLPTMLLKNSHKLRYINASNNRLSNWMVDLTEMPNLISLDLSENKFTTLSEGDRNHFEKAFQNSNLSINLFRNGITCTCENQEFLIWIQKHKKHFLNFENYTCSTKRTYFDFKNLRSSLAILKKQCASYLGWYIACAVTLATFLTFLISVLLVRNKWKIRYLIYKFRQRFGFVAPFKKHLPTTMHYQYDAFISYCGRELMFVLKEVLPRIEVDKNLRLLIRDRDYIPGIPKVDTIMSSLQESKRTVCIVSKKYLESKWRDYELNMAKVEGIKDRGSLDYVILILLPEVYNDEIPHKIIDLIRKDRYIEYPMESCAYDDFWDRLIKMIEE, from the coding sequence atgaGAAGCTTCGTCATTTGGATTCTCGCGGCGGAAAGTTTATATTCTGTGTTTGCATTATATACCGATTGCACATggacatattttgataatgaagtGGTGGTAAACTGTTCTGGAAGAGGTTTGACATCAATACCAAGGTTTAATGACAGTGTCACCTATCTAGACTTAAGTCACAACAGATTCTCATCCATTCCCGTGAAATCATTGCCTAATAATTTGAAACATCTTGATATTTCTTggaataatataaaacaaataaaaggtaggacatttgaatttttatcaaagcTGAAGTTTCTAGATTTGTCTTACTGTAATCTACAGGACGTTGACAGAGCAGTCTTTGGAGAGCTGATAAATCTGCAGCATCTTAATCTTTCATATAACAGAGAACTAGGATTTGCCTCTTTGCCTAATATAACGTTTCacctaaacaaaacaaaaatgttgtcTTTAATCATTGATGGAATCAATTGTGCGACAGGAATTGGTACATATATCAGGAAACATCATTTGGATGGGATTCGAACAACTCATTTGAGAAAACTGTCACTTGCTAATAACAGGCTTGAACTTTTTGAACGTGGTGTAATTTATAACTTACCGAAaactttaatgtttttttcaatAGCAGGGAATAAGGTGACTGCTGGTGAATACCTTATTGAAATGCACACAATGTCAAACGTCAGAGTAATCGATATGAGTTATCAATATCACCCACAGGTAAACTATCCCTACTCAGTTCTAGAGAATTGCGAAGAGAAagttgaaaaagaaaggaaaactCGTTTTAAAGGTTTCAATACTCAAGCGGTACTAAGCGGACCAAATTGGAGTATGCCTCTGCCTCCAAATTTAGAGACTTTGTATTTGCAATCTGGcagatatataattaaaaatccaAGTTTTTCCCTTATAGCACCGAATCTACGGcatgtatatttacaaaataattttatcatgtcTAATAGTGGTCGAATAATATTCCCAAACAATACCATAATTACATGtgatatttcaaacaatatattttcCCATAATCCAGTGAATGATGGCCGTCACATGAAGTActtgaatatttcaaacaacaggTTCGATAAAAGTTTTATGACAGACACAGATGGTACAATATTTGCAACTTATACTAGTTTGGAGGTAATAGATATGTCTTTCAATAACATTTTCTCTCTCCCAACGATGCTACTTAAGAACTCACACAAGTTGAGGTACATAAATGCTAGCAACAACAGACTATCAAACTGGATGGTAGATCTGACTGAAATGCCAAATCTAATATCATTAGATTTGTCTGAAAACAAATTTACAACTTTAAGTGAAGGAGACCGCAACCATTTTGAAAAGGCGTTTCAGAACTCTAATTTGTCTATCAATTTGTTTAGAAATGGGATAACTTGTACGTGTGAAAATCAAGAATTCTTGATTTGGATACAAAAGcacaaaaaacattttctaaacTTTGAAAACTACACTTGTTCTACAAAACGTacttattttgatttcaaaaatctAAGATCTTCCTTAGCCATCCTGAAAAAGCAATGCGCGTCATACTTAGGCTGGTACATTGCTTGTGCAGTCACATTAGCGACATTCCTAACTTTTTTAATAAGTGTACTACTTGTTCGAAACAAATGGAAAATACGGTATCTTATTTACAAATTCAGGCAAAGATTTGGGTTTGTAGCTCCATTCAAAAAGCATTTGCCAACCACAATGCATTATCAATATGACGCCTTCATTTCCTATTGTGGGCGTGAATTGATGTTTGTTCTCAAAGAAGTCTTACCTAGGATCGAGGTTGACAAAAATTTAAGACTCCTGATCAGAGACCGGGACTACATACCGGGTATTCCTAAAGTTGACACCATTATGAGCAGTCTACAGGAAAGCAAACGGACAGTTTGCATAGTGTCCAAAAAGTATTTGGAGTCTAAGTGGCGTGACTATGAACTAAACATGGCTAAAGTAGAAGGCATCAAAGATCGTGGATCTCTTGATTATGTCATTCTTATACTGTTACCTGAAGTTTATAACGATGAAATTCCGCATAAAATCATTGATCTGATTCGGAAAGACCGCTACATTGAGTATCCGATGGAATCCTGCGCTTATGATGATTTCTGGGATCGATTAATCAAGATGATTGAAGAATAA
- the LOC128185542 gene encoding scavenger receptor class F member 2-like: MLDKVLNRFGPKDKGPWCFTNYSEDSNFMESCDLPLQGVCEFECHCKKEEPCFYLGSCPHGCHPGWMNATCQTKCESGRYGDGCNSNCGECKSGPCNIETGECEGGCAAGWKGTLCKTECDPGRYGANCSEVCGHCLSGSCRFVTGACVGGCIPGWQGEKCQDRRCHSSSSRQLDNVSNTYYIN, encoded by the exons ATGCTGGACAAAGTTTTGAATAGATTTGGACCGAAAGACAAAGGACCTTGGTGCTTTACTAACTACTCCGAGGATTCCAACTTCATGGAATCATGTGACCTTCCACTCCAAG gggtgtgtGAGTTTGAATGCCACTGCAAGAAAGAGGAACCATGCTTTTATCTCGGCAGCTGTCCCCACGGATGTCACCCGGGCTGGATGAACGCCACGTGCCAGACAA AGTGCGAGTCTGGTCGCTATGGTGACGGCTGTAACTCAAATTGTGGAGAATGCAAGTCAGGGCCATGTAACATTGAAACAGGAGAATGTGAGGGTGGGTGCGCTGCAGGATGGAAAGGAACGCTCTGTAAAACAG AATGTGATCCCGGTCGGTATGGAGCTAACTGCAGCGAGGTGTGTGGACATTGTTTGTCAGGGAGCTGCCGTTTTGTGACGGGGGCGTGTGTGGGAGGATGCATTCCAGGCTGGCAGGGAGAGAAGTGTCAGGATCGTAGGTGTCACAGCTCCTCATCGAGGCAGCTAGATAATGTGTCAAATACATattatatcaattaa